ATTACTGTTCTGCAGATGGAGAAAGATGCAGTGTACCCAGGATGACAAACAGTCGCTATCAGAGCTGGGATCAAAATTTGGCAAATTAAGTTAGTCATACTTAGAATTGATTATTCCCAAATATTACTTACTATGGAAAGGAAGCAGTGTATGGACATTTTGTATACTTCTTGACATTTCATAGAATTAGCAACTTAAATCCAGAAACCTCAGTCCCAGATTCTTAGTTCACAAAGAATGGTCTGTTGCGTTGTTTTGCAAATAACTGTGACTTGTATTTTCTCAGTATGCTGAGCACTTTCTCTAATCTGTATCTGCTGCATCATAATTTGTCAAATAGACAACAATGAAACTGCAACAGATGGATGGTAAAGGCACAAGAATATGTGACCCTCACAAGCTTTTTCCCTCCCCTCTGAGCATAAAATCAGTACTAGCTCAAATGTGTCCTGGGGCATAGGTGGTACTTACATCTGGAGTTCACTCGGTGTTGAATTCTCAATAGAAATCTTCAGTAAAGTATCATAGATGATGTTCCGCATAAGATAAGTTAAATCCAGTAGGTGCATGCACATCTTATGCAACTGTTTCATAGGAAGTAAGCAGCCATTATGTCCTAAAGTGGAGATTATACATGGTCAGCTATATATTTTCTGATCCATAAAACTAGATTATGAAAAATATTAGCCATTATGACCAAGGCAGTTTTGTGTATTGAGTTTATGGCTAAGATTTTCAGTAGTGACCACTTTAAGGTGAGGTACCCAAAACTTGAGACTCCATAAAAGTTTTTGCTCAGCAATTTCTGTCAATCAGGTCCCTTTAAAGGATCTCAAGTAGGACACCCAAAAAGTCGCAATTCACTTTGGAAAAACTGTGGCCTTATATAactacttttaataaaaatattagtcTTATAACAACATCTTACTAAACAGCCAAAAGACCAGTTACCCAGATGCATTTCTTCTTGGACGCTAACTGCGGGGCTCCTCCCTCTGTGATGTGTGAAGTTTCTTACTTGTGTCAGTGGTAGAAGATTCTTGTGCAGATATCTATCATTTGACAGGTAAAATGAGACCCAGGACTCACCCTAGGAAACACCCCAGGTAAGGAGAACACTTCGAACTTTGGGCTTTCTGTTAATAATAACCACATGGGCGAGTTTCTCTCTGTCACTTCACACTTGATTTTACCTCTACAACAAACCACTAATCTGAGATTGCTTGTTTCAGAGTTTAGTGGTAATTTCTACATAGTTTCTTCTTATTAATACTCTTACCTAACACCTCCAGAAGCAACTCAACATAGGCAAAAGGAGTCGGCACGTTGATCTGGAAGCACAGAGCCTTCAGAATGGCAAGTTCTGACTCCACCAAGTTCTGTTTTGTGTATGAATAGTCTAAGGACTGCAGAAATTTCAGAACTGTGTTATTGTTAATTATCTGGAAAAAACAGTGATGGgttatttttaaaactgctgctgTGCGTTAGAGGTGTTCTCTCAAGATCCCAGAAGTTCACCTGCATGATGATATGCTGTTAATAGTTTCTTTTTGAGCTGAGAACTAATAGAATTTTTGTTTAACTTGCCTTCTAAGCTAAAAATGGAAAATGCAAGCTGAAACTATTACTCTTTGCCAGGTAGTAGCACATATTGGGGTTTTGCAGGGCTGTGCCCCATTGGAGCAGAAATCAGGGATGCTGAGTTTGGGTATTTTATCAGTATAACTTTTTTGATTTACACAATATACACATGTCCTAGAACAGAAGTGGTCACACATGGCAGACAGGCAAAACCTTCCCCCTGCAATATCAGCCCTAACACCATTGTCCACTTCCTAGGAAGTATTTGTCCCAAGGGTCAACTCCAAGTAGCGAGATTAAGGCAGAGAGAAAACTCTTGCTTGCAATATTTTcctcaaaaataaaatacatcacAATACTAACAACAACACAGCATTTCTTCAGACTGAATAGGGCATCACACACTAAGAAAATTAACTTGAAAAGCTATGTAATGGCATCATTTGGCAACTCCCTCCATAACAATCCTGGGTTTTGATATCATGGTATGCTTAACAACCAACTGGTACAGGTCATGGAtactttaaataataaaattatgttAACGTCTTTCATTGTGAAGGTGCAGTATACAATTTCCAGAGGCATAACAGTTACTGTGCCCGAGTGCAAGAGAGTCTAGATCTCCCATGCCCAAATTATCCTGGATTACACAGTCACTGCTATCCTTTGAAACAGTAACTCCTTTGGTGTGGAGTTTAGATAAGACCAAAATCTAGGTAAGAAAGAATATACTGTTCTAGCTAAAAATCTGGTGTAAGAAAGTGGTTAGTTTGCTCACACTGTAGTGAAAAGAAAGTTTGCTTGCAAGCTGAATGCAAGACACAAGCCGCAGCACAAATGTGTCACACATCCGTGCTTTCAAAGTGCCCCAGATGTTGTCCTCTCCTTGTTCATtgtttgtccttgactttttgATAGAGTTATAGCTCTCTTCTACATGCTTAATCATAAacctgcaaggaaaaaaaaagctaactgttaggaatcattaggaaaaggctAGATAAGATGACAGTAAATataatggcactatataaatccatggtatacccacaccttgaatactgcatgcacttctagtcacctcatctcaaagaagctatattaaaattggaaaaggaacagaaaagggcaacagaaataattaggggtatagaatagcttccatacaaggagagattacaAAGACCGGgtctgttcagcttagaaaagagaagagTACAGATACAACAGAGGTCTATACAAATCAtgaatgttgtggagaaagtgaatagggaagtgctatttaccccttcacataacacaagagccagggTCACCtgattaaacctgctgcctattaatttaaaacacaaaaggaagtactacttcacacaatgcatagtcaacctgtagaactcattgccagggaatgctgtgaaggccaaaactataactgggttcaaaaaaggatctgtaagttcatagaggataggtccatcatttgccaagatggtcagggacacaactcccTGCTCAGGGTGTCCCTAAagctccaactgccagaagctgggactggatgatgggatggatcactcaaaattgccctgttctgttcattccctctgaatcatctggcattggccactgtcagagacagggtattgggttagatggaccactgggCTTGCCCAGcaggaccattcttatgtaaaagaTCAGCTCTCAGAAAAGTTGCCTTTTGCTAACAAAAAGAAAAGTACTTTCAACATGTATTCAAAATACTTTACTCTCAATATACATACCAATTATGCTTGTAATTAAATGACAGGAAAGACAAAGCTGCAGCTATAAAGATACTCCATATCTTCAGCCTGAGCAGTGCAGAGTACATATAATATAACTGTACTACAGATATAAGAATTGTGTGTTGTCTTTGCTTGGGAAGTTACCTTTCAAATATTTCAACTGCTTGATATCGTGCAGATTGGTCCAGGAACCATTTTTCACACAAAAGAAATACAAATTCTGCAaaaaagtgcaattaatcataaCTGGAACTGATGGATAAGATAGACACACTTTatcaaaaaataaaagtaactaaGCGAGACGATAAGGAATCAGACATGCAAATTGAATCACTCTTTATAGAGAGGCCACAAATGGGAGTTTATGCAGAGgataaacaatgaggagtccttgtggcaccttagggactaacaaatttatttggatgtagcagggtgcttaccctgctcctgccctgaagggcttaaaacagccctgggggaaggttgtggctgggagcaacTAAGCTGGGCTGACcgagaagtggctgcagctgggccatgccccaactAGACCACAGCTAACCTGTAtagagaggctgggagccaggcactcagaagtctctctctagctatagagggagaagggcctggctgtaagGAGTTAgacacaaggtacctgagtgaagcagggctggggaaaggctggggagctctagcctggaaagccccaggctgcggcctagcattgggccaacaggtactgggaggTTTgcacagggcagcccaggggtaggccaaggcagcaggtccaaaccctccttgccaatgatgagtgggcTAATACtgtcccagggcatggggctagacaatgactggcagtagccatatactgggGCAAGCTGGGGGTTCCCTgggagaaaggggttactgccagggggcagcaccccatgtaaaagggcactgggtccagggagggacacgggccagaggacaggcagatcactggcctgcagagggcactccagagctgaatcaagctaattcccagaagtcaccagcaggaggcgccacaagGGTGAGTCCGCTGGTCTAcgttgggcataagctttgttAGTCTCTGGTGCCACAAGGTGCACACATCAGGCACTCACGGCATgtggacacagacacacaaacatacacaggcTGACAAAGATCTGCATCTCTCACCCACTATCTGGGTCTCTTTGAAGCATCCTGCTTGATCTGACAGCTCATTCAGATATTGTTCATTTTCTGTAGCTAAACAAATTAAAGTATCTTCAATGATCTCGGGAGCAACAACTCCAAAGACTGGCTCCGGGGTGCGAAACCGGGACACTGGCTCTGAGCTCATCTCGGCACTTCTGGCCAGTTCTCaaacaataaaataacatttGTATAGCCGTGCGGCTGTACCCACGACAGTAATTATTAGAGAGGGCACCAGGTGGTGCATGGGACAAGGCGGCGGTCTAATCAGGAACTTTGCTATGGAAAAATGACACCTCCTTACTGTGGCCGTGCTCCCTGCGCGTGTTGGGAATCAGGCTGGCGTTAGTGACAGAGAACACCTACACTGGTACAGCCAGTGCTGCGGGGCCATCCCAGCTACAGGCGGCAGAAGGGGATTTCAGTCGGCCCTGGGGCTCCCTCGACAGAACTGTGAGCTACACGCCAAGCTCATCCCCACGGGCAGCGTGACCCAGGCCCAGGGACGCCCTCGCTGCTGGCTACCCCACGGGGAAGGGGTGCGCAGCGCAGCGCAGGCAGGGCTGCCTGTCCCCCGTGGAGAAGCTGGCGGCTCACTGCTGGCCTCCCGGCCGGGGCCCAGGGcatggggggctggaagggaggtgccagcccggggctggggggggcggggcagcccagggcgtgggggggggcggggcggcccagggcgtggggggctggaagggaggtgccagcctggggctggggggggcggggcggcccagggcgtggggggctggaagggaggtgccagcccggggcgggggggggcggggcagcccagggggtgggggggggcggggcggcccagggcgtggggggctggaagggaggtgccagcctggggctggggggggcggggcggcccagggcgtggggggctggaagggaggtgccagcccggggctggggggtgtggggcagggagtggggggctggaagggaggtgccagcctggggctggggggggcggggcggggcggcccagggcgtggggggctggaagggaggtGCCAGCCCAGGGCGGAGGGGGCCCGGCCGGGCAGTGGGGGGATAGAAGGGAGCTACCAGcgcggggcagggcggggcagggagtggggggctgggggcggggctggaggccGCGGCAGCTCGGCTGCTCTGGgatattttttccctctctctaccCCGCCGCATCTCACATGCCGCCTCTCGGCCAATCACACGACGCCATAGCCCGTTGCCATCTGGTCACGTGGCATTCTCCCAATCGCTCGAGGCGGCTCAGTTAGTCACATCTTCCCGCCTAAAGCTCCGGATCTCGTGAAGTCACTGACCACCAATCACAAGAGAGGCTCAATGTCACGTGGCCCGCGTAACCAATCGGGCGGGAGCACCTGGTCCCCTAGGGGTGATTGGCCAGAATCAGAACTTCCGCCGCCGTCGCAGATGGGTACTTTGCCCTCATCGAACATGGCGGCACAAGCGTCACGTAGGCGGAGTCACGCCGACGCTGCTGGAATGCGCGTTTGCTCGAGAAGGATATGACGATAGCCTCCGCGCTCCGCCCACTCAGTCACGTGGGCGCTGGGCGCGGCTCGGCGGGGAAGATGTCGGCGCCGCGGGAGCCGGGCCGGGACTCGGAGGCCGCGTTCGCGAAACGGATTGACCCGGCGCGGGAGCCGGAGCTGAGCGCGGAGCAGCGGCGCGTCATGCAGCGCGCGGAGGAGGCGCTGCGCCGGCGGGGCCTGCAGCGGCGGCTCCGGGGCCGCAACCTGCTGACGGGGCTCGGCATCGGCGCGGTGGCGTTGGGCATCTGTATCCGGCCGGGGAGGAGCAGCGGGGTGTCCCCccggggaggagcggggggggagCAGCGGGATTCCCCCCCccggggaggagcggggggggagCAGCGGGATTTCCCCCCCgggaggagcggggggggagCAGCGGGATTTCTCCCCCCCccggggaggagcggggggggagCAGCGGGGTCCCCCCccggggaggagcggggggggggagcagcgggATTCCCCCCCCCGGGGAGGAGCGGGGGCGGAAGGAGCGGCCCCCCCCGGGGAGGAGCGGGGGCGGGAGCAGCGGGGCTCGTCCCCCCCCCCGGGAGGAGCGGGGGCGGGAGCAGCGGGGTCCCCCCCCCCGATGAGTGTGGGGGGGGTAGCCCCATGGAGCAGGGAAGGGCCACTGGGGGTGTTTCTCGGGGTGTCTTTGATTCCCCCCGTTTTCCTGAGTGGTCCTGTCCCAGATGGTTTCACCTTCTACAAGATCTCCCAGGAGCGATTCCTGGACgagctggagcaggaggttgagGCTGCCCGGGCCCAGGCTGCCAAGACCCCAGTGAACTGAGACCCTGAGCAGGCCGGATCCAGCTGGAACTGACGCACGTGCCAGAGACCCTCAGCTGCCCCATTCCTCTTGGGTTGCATCTGCCTTTGACATGCCAGGCACTCCCCATGGTGAGCCGAGTCCCCCTCGGTGGAAGggggggctcctctcccctgtgcccagTGGGGACCAGGCTCCCGCCACCTCCAGTTAAACTTTCTCGCTGCAGTTGCAGACTGTGGTGCAACAGCAACAGCTTTGTTTCCTG
This is a stretch of genomic DNA from Gopherus evgoodei ecotype Sinaloan lineage chromosome 23, rGopEvg1_v1.p, whole genome shotgun sequence. It encodes these proteins:
- the CNTD1 gene encoding cyclin N-terminal domain-containing protein 1 — its product is MSSEPVSRFRTPEPVFGVVAPEIIEDTLICLATENEQYLNELSDQAGCFKETQIVEFVFLLCEKWFLDQSARYQAVEIFERFMIKHVEESYNSIKKSRTNNEQGEDNIWGTLKARMCDTFVLRLVSCIQLASKLSFHYSIINNNTVLKFLQSLDYSYTKQNLVESELAILKALCFQINVPTPFAYVELLLEVLGHNGCLLPMKQLHKMCMHLLDLTYLMRNIIYDTLLKISIENSTPSELQIAKFLSVKEDFMLLAVGIISTSAFILSPEYWNQVVEHLNCITGITTQSILEFSYAILKHSVGTTNPRKNKGTRSSENYVVPPTK
- the LOC115638968 gene encoding cytochrome c oxidase assembly factor 3 homolog, mitochondrial, whose protein sequence is MTIASALRPLSHVGAGRGSAGKMSAPREPGRDSEAAFAKRIDPAREPELSAEQRRVMQRAEEALRRRGLQRRLRGRNLLTGLGIGAVALGIYGFTFYKISQERFLDELEQEVEAARAQAAKTPVN